The Fusobacterium sp. FSA-380-WT-3A region TGGTAAACTCCTTTATCTCCTTCTATTAAGAATTTATCATTAGACATTTTTACTTGTTCTCTTATATTGATAACATCAAATTTTTTATTAGTTATCAACTCATTACCTTCCAAAGTAATATTTTCTAATTCATTTATAGCTTTTATCCCTTCCTTAGAAACTAACAAATCCTTATACTGATTATAATTTAATTTATTAGAGAATATTTTCCAACCTTTTCCATTATCTCCAACTATATTTTCTTCTAAAAATAAATTTTTTCCAGCATCTACAAATGCTTTATTTCCGGAAAGAGTCATATCTTCATATCTAGCTATAGCTTTTTCAAATTTTGTTGTATCTAAATCCATATCATCTATTTGTCTTTCAGCTTCTATATGATATCCATCTGTATCATATACAACATTTGTAGTTTCTATAACATTTTTTATTACTCCTAAACCTTTTTCTGGTTTATAGTAATTCAAGTAAACTATTAAAACTATTCCTGCAGCTATTATAGAATTTTTTAATTTCTTATTCATTCCTCCTCCTAATTTCAAGTTATTTTAAAATTTAATTTAGGATTTTCTTTAACTCATTTATTTTTAATAAAGCTTCCATTGGAGTAAAATTATTTATATCTATCTCTCTTATTAAATCTAATACTTTTTTTTCTTCTTCTGTTATTTTCTCCTCATTTTTAAGTTTTTCTTCTTTAGTACTTTCTAAATTTATTCCACTATTACTCCCAAATAACATCATTTGCTCTATTCCTAAATTTCTTTCAATAACATTTTTTCTTTCTTCCAATACATTTAATATTTTTTTAGAATTTTTTAATATTTCTTTAGGAAGACCTGCTAACCTTGCTACCTCAATCCCATAAGATTTATCAGCTCCTCCTTGAATAATTTCTCTTAAAAACTTAATTTCATTATCTTTTTCTTGTACTTCAATTCTATAATTAGCTGCTCTTTCTAGTCTCTCCCCTAATTCAGTAAGTTCATGATAATGAGTAGCAAAAATTGTTTTTGCTTTTATTTTATCATGAATATATTCTGTTATAGCTGAAGCTATGGAAATTCCATCAAATGTTGAAGTTCCTCTACCTATTTCATCTAATATAATAAACGAATTTTCTGTAGCACTATTTAATATATTAGCTACTTCACTCATTTCTAGCATAAACGTTGATTGACCTGTGACTAAATCATCACTAGCACCTATTCTTGTAAAAATTTTATCTATTAATGAAACTTTAGCATAATCAGCTGGAACATAACTTCCTATATGAGCCATTATAATTATTAAAGCTATCTGTTTCATATAAGTTGATTTTCCTGACATATTTGGTCCTGTAAGAATTATAAAATTTTTATTCTCATTTAAAGTAACATTATTTTTTACAAATTCTCCAGTAGGAATTAATTTTTCAACTATTGGATGTCTTCCACCTAATATTTCCATTTCTCCAGTTTCCACTATTTCAGGCTTTATATAATTATTCTTTATTGCTACATAAGCCAAAGTAGAAATTACATCAAGATAAGAAATTTTATTACTTAATTCTTGTAACATTTTTATATATTCTTTTAGTTTTCCTGTTAATTCTTTAAATAAATAGTATTCTAAATTTTCTATTCTATTTTTTGCATTTAATATCTTATCTTCATATTCTTTTAATTCTGGAACTATATATCTTTCAGCATTTACTAATGTTTGTTTTCTTATATAATAATCAGGAACTAACTCTGAATTAGCTTTAGTTACTTCTATAAAATATCCAAATACTTTATTATATTTTATTTTTAGTCCTTTTATTCCTGTTTTTTCTCTTTCATTAGCCTCTATTTTTAATAAATAATCTTGACCATGTTCAGCTATATTTCTTAATTCATCTAATTCATCATTATATCCATCTTTTATAATCCCACCTTCTCTTATTGAAAATGGTGGTTCATTAACTATAACTTTTTCTATTAGATTATAAATCTCTACACTTTTTTCTATATCTACAGTTAATATTGTAGAATTATTTCTAAGAAGAATTTTATATATTTCTAAAGTATTTTTTATTGATTCTTTTAAAGCTACTAAATCTCTTCCATTTATAGTTTCTAGAGTTAGTTTTCCAATAATTCTTTCAATATCGTAAATATCTTTTAATCTTTCACGTACTTCCTCTCTAACTAAAACTTCATTTATAAAATATCCTATATCTTCTTGTCTTTTTCTAATTTCATTTATATTTAAAGTAGGATTTTTAACTATTTTTTTTAGTAATCTACTTCCCATAGAATTTTTACAATAATCTAATACCCAAAGTAATGTTCCTGTATTATTTCCTTTATAATTTTCTATTATATCTAAATTTCTTTGAGTAGTAAGATTTAATTCCATTATGTCATTGCAATTTACGTAAGAAATTTTATTTATTGGTAGCTCTTTACCTTTTTGTAAATCTATAACATATTTTAAAGTCATAGCACAAATTGAAATAATTTCTTCTTCAGATTTACTTATTCCAAAACTATCTAAAGATTGAATTTTAAAATATTCTAGAAGATATTTCTCTGA contains the following coding sequences:
- the mutS gene encoding DNA mismatch repair protein MutS, whose product is MIVDETPLMKQYMEIKTQYQDSILFFRLGDFYEMFYEDAKIASKELGLTLTKRNKKMDVPLAGVPYHSVASYIAKLVNKGYKVAICEQVEDPKEVKGIVKREVVRVITPGTVIDTEYLDEKANNYLMGVVIKDKSIVISYVDITTGEFKTTKILDGNLIYKLLGEINKIFPKEIITDEKSYGILFKELESSRILERINLTKISFVKNSEKYLLEYFKIQSLDSFGISKSEEEIISICAMTLKYVIDLQKGKELPINKISYVNCNDIMELNLTTQRNLDIIENYKGNNTGTLLWVLDYCKNSMGSRLLKKIVKNPTLNINEIRKRQEDIGYFINEVLVREEVRERLKDIYDIERIIGKLTLETINGRDLVALKESIKNTLEIYKILLRNNSTILTVDIEKSVEIYNLIEKVIVNEPPFSIREGGIIKDGYNDELDELRNIAEHGQDYLLKIEANEREKTGIKGLKIKYNKVFGYFIEVTKANSELVPDYYIRKQTLVNAERYIVPELKEYEDKILNAKNRIENLEYYLFKELTGKLKEYIKMLQELSNKISYLDVISTLAYVAIKNNYIKPEIVETGEMEILGGRHPIVEKLIPTGEFVKNNVTLNENKNFIILTGPNMSGKSTYMKQIALIIIMAHIGSYVPADYAKVSLIDKIFTRIGASDDLVTGQSTFMLEMSEVANILNSATENSFIILDEIGRGTSTFDGISIASAITEYIHDKIKAKTIFATHYHELTELGERLERAANYRIEVQEKDNEIKFLREIIQGGADKSYGIEVARLAGLPKEILKNSKKILNVLEERKNVIERNLGIEQMMLFGSNSGINLESTKEEKLKNEEKITEEEKKVLDLIREIDINNFTPMEALLKINELKKILN